From Salvelinus namaycush isolate Seneca chromosome 24, SaNama_1.0, whole genome shotgun sequence, one genomic window encodes:
- the rnf217 gene encoding probable E3 ubiquitin-protein ligase RNF217 has product MEDEHISLNVYKCKMPSFVSSYDEETVCNPSEVFDKVETSGTDFIQDARETKIRTQDGVSETHQHRPERTGCKENVEGYSFRKPTAVDILRNFGTTRSPPNFNNNSADDQKDPEVAVVEIVLNERIDCVDLEKSSGSETKGGKEQIADHTEGLTSSDLDEVDVTDSDEICESSRADDDVVQLKEHVYCTVYCIANDNYRKPADNTGEHQYNGAITPSTSNVATEPSTDLQQQSDLELGHPSVPEPYTLSNLIDPRTLNNFYNGDYNVSIVLTCRICLDDKHIKPLHCCKKAVCEECLKRYISSQVRVGRADIVCPITECSGYLEESLVVSHLGSEEVAKYKYFLELSRVDSSTKPCPQCSQFTSLKGRTPSKADHKYKIQCTKCQFVWCFKCQAPWHDGLKCRDYRKGDKLLRHWASVIEHGQRNAQKCPRCKIHIQRTEGCDHMNCTQCNTNFCYRCGEKYRHLRFFGDHTSNLSVFGCKYRYLPEKPHLRRLVRGSVCVSKVLVAPVVIVLVMVVGALSLVVGLVAFPIYYICKKRRKRTQGTGRWL; this is encoded by the exons ATGGAAGATGAACACATTTCTCTCAATGTTTACAAGTGTAAAATGCCTAGTTTTGTCAGCAGTTATGACGAAGAGACAGTCTGCAATCCATCAGAAGTGTTTGATAAAGTTGAGACATCAGGCACAGATTTTATTCAAGATGCCAGGGAAACAAAGATCCGAACACAAGACGGGGTATCGGAGACGCACCAACACAGACCTGAGAGAACGGGTTGTAAAGAAAATGTTGAAGGATACAGTTTCAGAAAACCGACTGCAGTGGATATTTTGAGGAATTTCGGGACGACGAGATCCCCTCCGAATTTCAATAACAATTCAGCAGATGACCAAAAAGATCCAGAGGTTGCCGTGGTAGAAATTGTTTTAAATGAACGAATTGATTGTGTGGACCTTGAAAAGTCAAGTGGTAGTGAAACGAAGGGTGGAAAAGAGCAAATCGCAGATCACACAGAGGGATTAACGTCATCCGATTTGGATGAAGTTGATGTAACAGATTCTGACGAAATTTGTGAAAGTAGCAGGGCTGACGACGATGTCGTACAGTTGAAGGAAcatgtttactgtactgtatactgtattgcAAACGATAACTACAGGAAACCGGCTGACAATACCGGAGAACACCAATATAATGGGGCGATAACTCCGTCAACATCAAACGTCGCCACAGAGCCATCCACGGATTTGCAGCAGCAGAGCGATTTGGAACTAGGCCACCCCTCTGTCCCCGAGCCATACACCCTATCGAACCTGATTGATCCTAGAACTCTGAACAACTTTTACAACGGGGATTACAATGTATCAATTGTCTTGACCTGTCGCATCTGTCTGGACGACAAGCACATAAAGCCGCTACATTGTTGCAAGAAGGCTGTCTGTGAGGAATGCCTGAAGAGATACATCAGTTCACAG GTCAGGGTGGGCAGAGCGGACATCGTGTGCCCCATCACGGAGTGCAGTggttacctggaggagagcctgGTGGTGTCCCACCTGGGCAGCGAGGAAGTGGCTAAATACAAGTACTTCCTGGAGTTGAGCCGGGTCGACTCCAGCACCAAACCCTGTCCCCAGTGCAGCCAGTTCACCTCGCTGAAAGGACGCACCCCCAGCAAGGCAGACCACAAATacaag ATCCAGTGCACCAAGTGTCAGTTTGTGTGGTGTTTCAAGTGCCAAGCCCCATGGCACGATGGTCTGAAGTGCCGGGACTACAGGAAGGGGGACAAGCTGCTGCGTCACTGGGCCAGCGTCATCGAGCACGGCCAGAGGAACGCCCAGAAGTGCCCCCGCTGCAAA ATCCACATCCAGAGGACGGAGGGCTGCGATCACATGAACTGCACCCAGTGCAACACCAACTTCTGCTACCGCTGTGGGGAGAAGTACCGTCACCTGCGATTCTTCGGGGATCACACATCCAACCTCAGCGTGTTCGGCTGCAAGTACCGCTACCTTCCTGAGAAGCCCCACCTCCGCCGGCTGGTCCGGGGGTCCGTGTGTG TAAGTAAAGTGTTGGTGGCCCCTGTTGTCATAGTCCTGGTGATGGTGGTTGGAGCATTATCCCTGGTCGTAG GCCTCGTGGCCTTCCCGATCTACTACATCTGTAAGAAGAGACGGAAGCGCACCCAGGGGACAGGCCGCTGGCTCTGA